In the Candidatus Hydrogenedentota bacterium genome, CAGCCGGCCCACGTCCAGTGTGCGCAGTGCCCCGGCGCCGGCCCAAAGCGCGCCTCAGCGTCAGGCGCCCGCGCCCAGTGTTCGCAGCAACCCCGAACGGGCGCCTATTGTCCGCAGCAACCCGGTTCAGGCGCCTCAGCGTCAGGCGCCCGCGCCCAGCGTCCGTAGCAATCCGGTCCAGGCACCGTCGTACAGCGCGCCTCAGCGGCAGGCCCCGGCACCGACCTACAGCGCGCCTCAGCGGCAGGCCCCGGCACCGACCTACAGCGCGCCGCAGCGCCAGGCCCCGGCGCCGACCTACAGCGCGCCGCAGCGCCAGGCCCCGGCGCCCAGTGTGCGCAGCAACCCCGCGCCGGACACCAGCGTCCGGAGCAATCCGGTGCAGGCGCCCCCGCAGTCCATGCGCGATGGTTCCTCCAGGTCAAGTTCCGGGTCCGGCCGCGCGACCCGCAACCGCTAATCCGCGCAACGCGGAGCGCCCGGACGGGTACAGTTGAATGAATGTCATGCGGGCGGGAAAAAACGCCCCGCCCGCTTCCGAAAACAAGTGACAGGGTTTCAACCCGGAGACACAGGCCATGTTCAGGATAAAACAATTACTGCGCGGCGCTTTGACGCCCGCACTGTGCGCCGCGGCGCTATTGGCGCTGAGCGGCTGCCCCACCAACCCCGTGTGGAACCAGGCGGAGTATGACCGGGGCTTCGACGACGGGTTCATGGTGGACGAGGAGTACTGGCTGGGTTTTGACGACAGTTATGACACACGCGACTTCGGGCCCATCTACTACAGCGGTTCGGAGATTCCCATCGTGGAGGAGCCCGCCTATGACGCGGGGTACTGGGACGGTGTCTGGTACGCCTACAATGACGGGTATTTTGTCCAGTATGACTACGCGTTCACCGTGGGCTTCAGCGAGGGCTATGATGTGGGCTTCCGCGCCAACTGGATCGCCGTCATCAGCGCGGACGAGCATCCCGAGCATCTCGACGGCGGCTGGAGCGACGGCTACAACGACGGCTTCTCGGAGGGGTTGATGCTCGGGGCCACGGACTACGACACGGGCCTGCCCTTCGACTGGCTGGACGCGATGTTCTACTACCGCGAGGGCAACGACGTGTACCTGGAGGAGGTGGACCGGGGCACGGGCGAGTACGGGCCCGTGTGGCTCTACGAGTACGGCACGGACCCGAACGACCTGGTCAAAAAGGCCGAACCCGCGCGGAGCGACCCGGGCCGGGCGGCCATCCGCCGGACTCCGGGCGCGGCCAAGGCCGACACCCCCGACCTGAGTTACCGCGTTCTCACCCCTGAGGCCGCGGCGAAATACAACACCACGCAAAGCACGTCGCCGCGCGCCGGGGAATACACCCTGAGCGTGTCGGACACCACCTGGCTCGAGCGGGTCCAGGCATACCGGAGCGCGCTGGGCTCGAAATCCGGACACGCCCCGCGTGACGCGCGGCGGGCGGTTCCCGCCGCCGAATAGCCGGGCACGACCCGTCCGGGCCAAAAGGAAAAAACGCCGCGCGGTGCGTTTGGAACACACCGCGCGGCGAACTGTTTCCGGGGGGCTTAGTAGTTGGGCTTCAGCTCGACCGTGGCGCCCGCCTCTTCGAGGGAGGCCTTGAACTTGTCGGCCTCTTCCTTGCTCAGGCCTTCCTTCACCGTGGCCGGGGCCTTGTCCACAAGGTCCTTCGCCTCTTTGAGGCCCAGGCCGGCCTGGTCCTTCACGACCTTGATGACGCCAATCTTCTGGGCGCCGAAGTCCTTCAGGACGAGGTCGTAGGAGGAGGGCTCTTCGGGGGCGGCCGCTTCGGCGGCCGCGGCGGGCATCGCGCCCATCATCATCGGGGCGGCGGCGGTCACGCCGAACTTGTCTTCCAGCGCTTTGACCAGCTCGCTCAGCTCGAGCA is a window encoding:
- the rplL gene encoding 50S ribosomal protein L7/L12 yields the protein MSEKLDAIIESIAGLTVLELSELVKALEDKFGVTAAAPMMMGAMPAAAAEAAAPEEPSSYDLVLKDFGAQKIGVIKVVKDQAGLGLKEAKDLVDKAPATVKEGLSKEEADKFKASLEEAGATVELKPNY